Proteins from one Romboutsia sp. CE17 genomic window:
- a CDS encoding pyruvate carboxylase: protein MLKGFKKILVANRGEIAIRVFRACSELGIKSVGIYSKEDKYSLFRTKADESYLIGEDKGPIDAYLDIDGIIDLAKRKNVDAIHPGYGFLSENPEFVRKCEENGITFIGPTAEIMNMMGDKINSKKIAQEVNVPTIPGIDRPIKTAQEAKEIAAKIGYPIMLKASNGGGGRGMRVVYEESKLELEYNTVCSESRKAFGEDVIFIEKYIVDPKHIEVQILGDKYGNIVHLHERDCSVQRRHQKIIEYAPAFSLPEELRANICNDALKIARHVGYINAGTLEFLVDSSGEYYFIEMNPRIQVEHTVTEMITGIDIVQSQILIAQGYKLDSERINIKSQDDIKVVGYSIQARITTEDPENNFMPDTGKIQVYRTGSGFGIRLDGGNGFTGAEISPHYDSLLVKTISFDRTFQGAINKTIRSIEEIRIRGVKTNIGFLINVLKNPLFKEGKCSTKFIDEHPELFEIKKSKDRGTKLLQFIGNIVVNDNQCQDKPKFNKPHIPNIKENIPNIEGSKILFDKLGKKEYIEKIKNEKKLLLTDTTMRDAHQSLLATRFRTYDFMQVAKPTNEYMKDLFSLEMWGGATFDVAYRFLNESPWIRLQRLRKEIPDIMFQMLFRASNGVGYTNYPDNVIKEFLKESARQGIDVFRIFDSLNWVENMKLSIDTALNTGKIVEASICYTGDILNPEKTKYDLDYYIKMAQELESLGSDIICIKDMAGLLKPQAAYTLIKALKENVKAPIHLHTHDTSGNGVATCLMASQAGVDIVDGALESMSGLTSQPSLNAIVEALKFTERDTNIDLYGYREIGNYYADLRKIYQKFESGLVNSCSEIYEYEIPGGQYSNLKAQADSLGLVGNFEKVKEKYKEANEVVGDIIKVTPSSKVVGDLAIFMTKNELTKDNIISEGEKLSFPDSVVDYCKGMIGQPEGGIPKDLQRVVLKGEKPIDVRPGLLIPKFDFANEKRYLDEKFNIKSNIRNALSYALYPRVYEDYLRHFQEYSDISKLDSEVFFHGLNKGEECDVEIEEGKVLSIKLIGIGKVKENGHRTVVFELNGMSRRIEVKDNNFSGKINQVVKADMNNPLQIGASIPGKVIKVLVEEGEEVQENEALIVIEAMKMETNIVSKVSGKIKSIEVKENDIVGDSQLLIVME from the coding sequence ATGCTAAAAGGATTTAAAAAGATATTAGTTGCTAATAGAGGCGAAATAGCAATAAGAGTATTTAGGGCATGTTCTGAATTAGGAATAAAAAGTGTAGGTATATATAGTAAAGAAGATAAATATAGCTTATTTAGAACTAAAGCTGATGAATCTTATTTAATAGGTGAAGATAAAGGTCCTATAGATGCATACTTAGATATTGATGGAATAATAGACTTAGCTAAAAGAAAAAATGTAGATGCAATACATCCTGGCTATGGTTTCTTATCTGAAAATCCGGAATTCGTGCGCAAATGTGAAGAAAATGGGATAACATTCATCGGTCCGACTGCTGAAATTATGAATATGATGGGAGATAAAATAAACTCTAAGAAAATAGCTCAAGAGGTAAATGTTCCAACTATACCTGGAATTGATAGACCTATAAAAACAGCTCAAGAGGCAAAAGAAATAGCTGCTAAAATTGGATATCCGATAATGTTAAAAGCTTCTAACGGCGGTGGCGGTAGAGGTATGAGAGTTGTTTATGAGGAAAGTAAATTAGAGCTAGAGTATAATACAGTATGTAGTGAATCTAGAAAGGCATTTGGAGAAGATGTTATATTTATAGAGAAGTATATAGTGGATCCAAAGCATATAGAGGTACAGATTTTAGGAGATAAGTATGGTAATATAGTACATTTACATGAAAGAGACTGTTCTGTTCAAAGAAGACATCAAAAAATTATAGAATACGCTCCAGCGTTTTCTCTTCCTGAAGAATTAAGAGCGAATATATGTAATGATGCTTTAAAAATAGCTAGACATGTAGGGTATATAAATGCAGGAACACTAGAATTTTTGGTAGATTCAAGCGGCGAATATTATTTTATAGAAATGAATCCAAGGATCCAAGTTGAGCATACTGTAACAGAGATGATTACAGGTATAGATATAGTACAAAGTCAAATATTAATAGCTCAAGGATATAAGTTAGATAGCGAAAGAATAAATATAAAATCTCAGGATGATATTAAAGTAGTTGGATATTCTATACAAGCAAGAATAACAACTGAAGATCCTGAAAATAATTTTATGCCAGACACAGGAAAAATCCAAGTATATAGAACCGGATCAGGGTTCGGTATAAGACTAGATGGAGGAAATGGATTTACTGGAGCTGAAATAAGTCCTCACTATGATAGTTTATTGGTTAAAACAATATCATTTGATAGAACTTTTCAAGGGGCTATAAATAAAACAATAAGATCAATAGAGGAAATAAGAATAAGAGGTGTTAAAACCAATATAGGTTTCCTAATAAATGTTTTAAAAAACCCTTTATTTAAAGAAGGTAAGTGTAGTACAAAGTTTATAGATGAACATCCAGAATTATTTGAAATAAAGAAAAGTAAAGATAGGGGAACAAAATTACTTCAATTTATAGGAAATATAGTAGTTAATGACAATCAATGTCAAGATAAACCTAAATTTAATAAACCTCATATACCAAATATTAAAGAAAATATACCTAATATAGAAGGTAGCAAAATTTTATTTGATAAATTAGGTAAAAAAGAATATATAGAGAAAATAAAGAATGAAAAGAAACTTCTATTAACAGATACTACTATGAGAGATGCTCATCAATCTCTGCTAGCTACAAGATTTAGAACATATGATTTTATGCAAGTAGCTAAACCTACAAATGAATATATGAAAGATTTATTCTCATTAGAAATGTGGGGTGGAGCAACTTTTGACGTAGCATATAGATTTTTAAATGAATCTCCATGGATTAGACTTCAGAGACTAAGAAAAGAAATACCAGATATAATGTTCCAAATGTTATTTAGAGCATCAAATGGTGTAGGATATACAAATTATCCAGACAATGTAATAAAAGAGTTCTTAAAAGAGTCTGCAAGACAAGGTATAGATGTATTTAGAATATTTGACTCATTAAACTGGGTCGAAAATATGAAGCTATCTATAGATACAGCATTAAATACAGGGAAGATAGTAGAAGCAAGTATATGCTATACAGGAGATATACTAAATCCAGAAAAAACTAAATATGATTTAGATTATTATATAAAAATGGCGCAAGAACTAGAGTCATTAGGATCAGACATTATATGTATAAAAGATATGGCTGGATTACTTAAGCCACAAGCTGCATATACATTAATAAAAGCATTAAAAGAAAATGTTAAAGCACCAATACATCTACACACACATGATACTAGTGGTAATGGAGTAGCAACTTGTTTGATGGCTAGCCAAGCAGGAGTAGATATAGTAGATGGAGCATTAGAATCTATGTCAGGTCTTACAAGCCAGCCATCTTTAAATGCTATAGTAGAAGCTCTTAAATTTACAGAGAGAGATACTAATATAGACTTATACGGATATAGAGAGATTGGAAACTATTATGCTGACTTGAGAAAAATATACCAAAAATTTGAGAGTGGATTAGTTAATTCATGCTCAGAAATATATGAGTATGAAATACCAGGTGGACAGTATTCGAATTTAAAGGCACAAGCTGATAGTTTAGGGCTAGTAGGAAATTTTGAAAAAGTAAAAGAAAAATATAAAGAAGCGAATGAAGTTGTTGGAGATATAATTAAAGTTACTCCTTCTTCAAAAGTTGTTGGAGACTTAGCTATATTTATGACTAAGAATGAATTAACAAAAGATAATATTATTAGTGAAGGTGAAAAGCTGTCATTCCCAGATTCTGTAGTAGATTATTGCAAAGGTATGATAGGTCAACCTGAAGGTGGCATACCTAAAGATTTACAACGTGTTGTATTAAAAGGAGAAAAACCTATTGATGTTAGACCAGGATTATTAATACCAAAATTTGATTTTGCTAATGAAAAAAGATATTTAGATGAAAAGTTTAATATAAAATCTAATATAAGAAATGCGTTAAGTTATGCCTTATATCCTAGAGTATATGAAGATTACTTAAGACATTTCCAAGAGTATAGCGATATATCTAAGCTGGATAGTGAAGTATTTTTCCATGGATTAAATAAAGGTGAAGAATGTGATGTAGAGATTGAGGAAGGTAAAGTACTATCTATTAAGTTAATTGGAATTGGAAAAGTAAAAGAAAATGGACATAGAACAGTTGTATTTGAACTAAATGGTATGTCTAGACGAATAGAAGTAAAAGATAATAACTTTTCTGGTAAAATAAATCAAGTAGTAAAAGCTGATATGAATAACCCACTTCAAATAGGAGCAAGTATTCCAGGTAAGGTTATAAAGGTGTTAGTTGAAGAAGGGGAGGAAGTACAGGAAAATGAAGCATTAATAGTAATAGAAGCTATGAAGATGGAAACTAATATAGTATCAAAAGTAAGTGGTAAAATAAAATCTATTGAGGTAAAAGAAAATGATATAGTAGGTGATTCACAACTACTAATCGTAATGGAGTAA
- a CDS encoding DUF2508 family protein, whose amino-acid sequence MARKDKLKNNNLEKEKIINEIKQAQKDIKNAENFFQNVTDIELIDVAIYELEAKRSKYQYLIRIAKEKGIKRSVKETLIESMAK is encoded by the coding sequence ATGGCTAGAAAAGATAAATTAAAAAATAATAATTTAGAGAAGGAAAAAATAATTAATGAAATTAAACAGGCACAAAAAGATATAAAAAATGCAGAAAATTTTTTTCAAAATGTAACAGACATAGAACTAATAGATGTAGCAATTTATGAATTAGAAGCAAAAAGGTCTAAATATCAATATTTAATAAGAATAGCCAAAGAAAAAGGAATTAAGAGATCAGTAAAAGAAACCTTAATAGAGTCTATGGCTAAATAA
- the radA gene encoding DNA repair protein RadA — MAKIRTKYVCQGCGYETSKWLGKCPECTKWNTFVEEIEQKNSKKEVFIIDKSSSRPININAIETKEEERFSTEIAELDRVLGGGIVKGSLVLVGGDPGIGKSTLLIQVSSNVANAGKKVLYISGEESESQIKMRAKRLGINSDNLYIFAENNLSIIEANLDSINPELIILDSIQTVYSPEIASAPGTVSQIKEGTSKFMKISKKMGISTFVVGHVTKEGSLAGPKLLEHMVDTVIYFEGERYNTYRLVRAVKNRFGSTNELGVFEMRDLGLVELDNPSKVLISEKPKDVAGSVIISTVEGTRPMLLELQALVSPTSFGIAKRTATGVDFNRVALLLAVLEKRVGLQIQNQDVYINVVGGIKINEPSIDMGIIIAVASSFRNIPVSEDVVVTGEVGLTGEVRAVSFIEKRIAECKKLGFKKMVIPRNNYDAVKEIKGIDIIPVDNLRQAINIVLGGNK; from the coding sequence ATGGCAAAAATTAGAACAAAATATGTATGTCAGGGATGTGGATATGAAACTAGTAAATGGCTAGGGAAATGTCCAGAATGTACAAAATGGAATACATTCGTAGAAGAGATAGAGCAGAAAAATTCAAAAAAGGAAGTTTTTATAATAGATAAGTCTTCTTCAAGACCAATAAATATAAATGCTATAGAAACAAAGGAAGAAGAAAGGTTTTCTACTGAAATAGCAGAGCTAGATAGAGTTCTTGGAGGTGGGATAGTAAAAGGGTCATTGGTTCTTGTAGGAGGAGACCCTGGAATAGGAAAATCCACACTTTTAATACAAGTATCAAGCAATGTAGCTAATGCAGGAAAAAAAGTTTTATATATATCGGGAGAAGAATCTGAATCTCAAATAAAAATGAGAGCTAAAAGATTAGGTATTAATTCCGATAATTTATATATATTCGCAGAAAATAATTTAAGTATAATAGAAGCAAATTTAGATAGTATAAATCCAGAGCTTATAATACTTGACTCTATACAAACCGTATATAGCCCAGAAATAGCTTCAGCACCAGGTACTGTAAGCCAAATTAAAGAGGGAACTTCTAAATTTATGAAAATTTCCAAAAAAATGGGTATATCTACTTTTGTAGTTGGACATGTAACAAAAGAGGGATCTTTAGCAGGGCCAAAGTTGTTAGAGCATATGGTGGATACTGTTATATACTTTGAAGGAGAAAGATATAACACATATAGATTAGTTAGAGCCGTTAAAAATAGATTTGGATCTACTAATGAGTTAGGTGTGTTTGAAATGAGAGATTTAGGTTTAGTAGAACTTGATAATCCATCAAAAGTGCTTATATCAGAAAAACCAAAAGATGTAGCAGGGTCAGTCATAATTTCTACTGTTGAAGGAACTAGACCAATGCTACTTGAGCTTCAAGCTTTGGTTTCACCTACTAGCTTTGGAATAGCAAAGAGAACTGCTACAGGTGTTGATTTTAACAGAGTAGCTTTACTTTTAGCAGTACTAGAAAAGCGTGTAGGGCTTCAAATACAAAATCAAGATGTATATATTAATGTAGTTGGAGGAATTAAAATAAATGAACCTTCTATAGACATGGGGATAATAATTGCAGTAGCATCAAGCTTTAGAAATATTCCGGTATCAGAGGATGTTGTTGTTACAGGTGAGGTTGGATTAACAGGAGAAGTAAGAGCTGTTAGTTTTATAGAGAAAAGGATAGCTGAATGTAAAAAACTTGGATTTAAGAAAATGGTTATTCCTAGAAATAACTATGATGCAGTAAAAGAAATAAAAGGGATAGATATTATTCCAGTAGATAATTTAAGGCAAGCAATCAATATAGTGCTAGGGGGGAATAAATAG
- a CDS encoding glutaredoxin family protein has protein sequence MNKVEIYSSDTCINCIKAKEYFEEIGIDYIEYNISRNIEAKRELISMGYMSVPLIVINGDHVLGFDKNRIDDLLEC, from the coding sequence ATGAATAAGGTAGAAATATATTCAAGTGATACATGTATAAATTGTATAAAGGCAAAGGAATATTTTGAAGAAATAGGGATAGACTATATCGAATATAATATCTCTAGAAATATAGAAGCTAAAAGAGAATTAATAAGTATGGGGTATATGTCAGTTCCATTAATAGTGATAAATGGAGATCATGTTTTAGGGTTTGATAAAAATAGAATAGATGATTTATTAGAATGCTAA
- the disA gene encoding DNA integrity scanning diadenylate cyclase DisA — translation MDNFLSNKELLQALKMISPGTQLRQGLDNVLKAKTGGLIVIASNEEIMNVVDGGFAINAEYSPAYVYELAKMDGAIVISGDTKKILYANAQLIPDYSIPTSETGTRHRTAERVAKQTGAIVIAISQRRNIITVYQGDYKYVVEEISKIFTKANQAIQTLEKYKAVLDQAVMSLNALEFKDMVTIYDVALVIQKMEMVMRITNIIENYVVELGVEGNLVSMQLEELMGTTRIDQKLIFKDYKRDELGIKDFNKKMRSLSDEELIDLANMARILGYSGFSESMDMAIRPRGYRILNKIHRLPATIIENLVNYFDNFQEIVRASIEELDEVEGIGEIRATYIKNGLIKMQQLVLLDRHI, via the coding sequence ATGGATAATTTCCTAAGCAATAAAGAGTTATTACAAGCATTAAAAATGATATCTCCAGGAACTCAACTAAGACAAGGATTAGATAATGTACTAAAAGCTAAGACTGGTGGACTTATTGTAATAGCTAGCAATGAAGAGATAATGAATGTAGTGGATGGTGGTTTTGCAATAAATGCAGAGTATTCACCTGCATATGTTTATGAGTTAGCCAAAATGGATGGAGCTATAGTTATTAGTGGAGATACAAAAAAAATATTATATGCTAATGCACAATTAATACCAGACTACTCTATTCCTACTTCTGAAACAGGAACTAGACATAGGACTGCTGAAAGAGTAGCTAAGCAAACAGGTGCTATTGTTATAGCGATTTCTCAAAGGAGAAACATAATAACAGTTTATCAAGGAGATTATAAATATGTAGTAGAAGAAATATCTAAAATATTTACTAAAGCTAACCAAGCAATACAAACTCTAGAAAAATATAAGGCAGTTCTAGACCAAGCTGTAATGAGTTTAAATGCATTGGAGTTTAAAGATATGGTTACTATTTATGATGTTGCTTTAGTTATACAAAAGATGGAAATGGTAATGAGAATAACTAACATAATAGAAAATTATGTGGTAGAATTAGGTGTAGAAGGTAATTTAGTTAGTATGCAGTTAGAGGAGTTAATGGGTACTACAAGAATAGACCAAAAACTAATATTTAAAGATTACAAAAGAGACGAATTAGGAATAAAAGATTTTAATAAGAAAATGAGAAGTTTAAGTGATGAAGAATTAATTGACTTGGCTAATATGGCAAGAATATTAGGGTATAGTGGATTCTCTGAAAGTATGGATATGGCCATAAGACCAAGGGGATATAGAATATTAAATAAAATACACAGGTTACCAGCAACAATAATAGAAAATTTAGTTAATTATTTTGATAATTTCCAAGAGATAGTAAGAGCTTCTATAGAAGAGTTAGATGAAGTTGAAGGCATAGGAGAAATAAGAGCAACTTATATAAAAAATGGTCTTATAAAAATGCAACAGTTAGTATTATTAGATAGACATATATAA
- a CDS encoding elongation factor G → MKVYDSNMLRNIAILGHSGCGKTNLIEAISYTSNLTKKIPNLNDKVNMTYSMNLIPVEYGNYKFNLLDTPGYFDFTGEVISSLRASDAAVIVIDATAPIQVGTEKSLELTENIPKIMFINKIDNEKARYKDAIAMLREKYGNKIVPMIIPIYKDKKFVKLHNIFENIDDLDGDFQVESLAVKEALMELIAETDDEILDKYFSGEELSALEIKKGIIIGMQRGDIIPVICGSTINNIGTKEILETVSSYLEPKFQENEKQFKGLIFKTMVDPFKGKISYLKITQGEISKDMEIYNLKKSTKEKIDNLYTMKKGELEEVEKAACGDIVVLTKVNSLQTGDTVSINKEESLLEDIILPKPQIYYAIVPKNKGDEEKIGSALNKIVEEDPTIKWYRNSETKQALIGGQGELHINSVKNKIKSKFGVDVELDDLKVAYRETIKGVADVQGKHKKQSGGHGQYGDVRIKFERGSCDFEFGEEVFGGSVPKQYIPAVEKGLRDSMAKGVLAGFPVTNIKATLYDGSYHDVDSSEMAFKMAASIAFKKGMQEAQPVLLEPIMKLKITIPEEYMGDVMGDISKKRGRILGMEPDERGKQVIYAEAPQAETFKYAIDLRSMTQGRGYFEMELEKYEEVPNIIAEKIIEDANN, encoded by the coding sequence ATGAAAGTCTATGATAGTAACATGTTAAGAAACATTGCAATACTAGGTCACAGTGGTTGTGGCAAAACAAATCTAATTGAAGCAATATCATATACATCAAACCTAACTAAAAAAATACCTAATCTAAATGACAAAGTAAATATGACTTACAGCATGAATCTGATACCAGTAGAGTACGGTAATTACAAGTTTAATTTATTAGATACTCCAGGTTATTTTGATTTTACTGGCGAAGTTATATCATCTCTAAGAGCTAGTGATGCTGCAGTAATAGTAATAGATGCAACAGCTCCTATTCAAGTTGGAACAGAAAAATCATTAGAACTAACAGAAAATATTCCTAAAATAATGTTTATAAATAAAATTGATAATGAAAAAGCACGATATAAAGATGCTATAGCAATGCTAAGAGAAAAATATGGAAACAAAATCGTACCTATGATAATTCCTATATATAAAGATAAGAAATTTGTTAAGTTACATAATATATTTGAAAATATAGATGATTTAGATGGAGATTTTCAAGTGGAATCATTAGCAGTAAAAGAAGCATTAATGGAGCTTATTGCAGAAACTGATGATGAGATTCTAGATAAATATTTCAGTGGAGAAGAGTTAAGTGCATTAGAAATAAAAAAAGGCATAATAATAGGTATGCAAAGAGGAGATATTATACCTGTAATATGTGGATCTACTATAAATAATATAGGAACAAAAGAAATATTAGAAACCGTATCATCTTACTTAGAACCTAAATTCCAAGAAAATGAAAAACAATTTAAAGGATTAATATTTAAAACAATGGTAGACCCATTCAAAGGAAAAATATCATATTTAAAGATAACTCAAGGTGAGATATCTAAGGATATGGAAATATATAACTTGAAGAAATCAACAAAAGAAAAAATTGATAACCTATATACCATGAAAAAAGGTGAATTAGAAGAAGTAGAAAAAGCTGCATGTGGAGATATAGTTGTTCTTACTAAAGTTAATTCATTACAAACAGGAGATACTGTATCAATAAATAAAGAAGAGTCTTTATTAGAAGATATTATATTACCGAAACCACAAATCTATTATGCTATAGTTCCTAAGAATAAAGGTGATGAAGAAAAAATAGGTTCAGCATTAAATAAAATTGTTGAAGAAGATCCAACTATAAAATGGTATAGAAATTCGGAAACAAAACAAGCTCTTATAGGTGGTCAAGGAGAGTTGCATATAAATTCGGTTAAAAATAAAATAAAAAGTAAATTTGGAGTGGATGTAGAGTTAGATGATCTTAAAGTTGCTTATAGAGAAACAATTAAAGGTGTAGCAGATGTACAAGGTAAGCATAAAAAGCAATCAGGAGGACATGGACAGTATGGTGATGTAAGAATAAAATTTGAAAGAGGATCTTGTGATTTCGAATTCGGAGAAGAAGTTTTTGGAGGTTCAGTTCCTAAGCAATATATACCAGCTGTAGAGAAAGGTTTAAGAGATTCTATGGCAAAAGGAGTTTTAGCTGGATTCCCTGTTACTAATATAAAAGCTACTCTTTATGATGGGTCTTATCATGATGTTGATTCATCTGAAATGGCATTTAAGATGGCGGCTAGTATAGCCTTTAAAAAAGGTATGCAAGAAGCTCAGCCAGTACTATTAGAACCAATAATGAAATTGAAGATAACTATTCCAGAAGAATATATGGGAGATGTTATGGGGGATATTAGTAAAAAAAGAGGTAGAATATTAGGAATGGAACCAGACGAAAGAGGTAAGCAAGTTATATATGCAGAAGCACCTCAAGCTGAAACTTTCAAATATGCTATAGATTTAAGATCAATGACTCAAGGTAGAGGATACTTTGAAATGGAATTAGAAAAGTATGAAGAAGTTCCAAATATTATAGCAGAGAAAATAATAGAGGATGCTAATAATTAA
- a CDS encoding ATP-dependent Clp protease ATP-binding subunit: MYFNRFTQRAKAAIDLGVDSAKRLGHKVVGSEHILLGLLKEQEGIAAKVLTKLGVTEEYLESKIIELEGKNEVITEDVTLSPRTKQILELSGMFANKLKTNYIGTEHVLLAIAQEGEGIGIKILNYSGIVQRDIVQLIIEMMGIESYSVQVSKESSYTSNEEVPTSKLLDKYGKNLTLYAKQNKLDPVIGREKEIQRIIQILSRRTKNNPVLIGDPGVGKTAVVEGLAIDIADGNIPDSLRNKLLYTLDMGSLLAGAKYRGEFEERVKQVVDEVIKHGNIILFIDEMHTMIGAGATGEGSIDASNILKPTLSRGDIQIIGATTIDEYRKHVEKDAALERRFQPILINEPSKEDSIEILKGLRDKYEAHHKVKISDEAIESAVDLSIRYITDRYLPDKAIDIIDEAASKVRLKENTPPISIKELEEKIESIDKEKEEAIRGQDFEKAAKIRDEEEKLKRKLDSVKKEWKTSSAKNYELVDAEVVAEVVALWTGIPVNKIVEEEAKKLLKLEEILHERVVGQNEAVNSISKAIRRSRAGLKDPNRPIGSFLFLGPTGVGKTELSKALAEAHFGDENQIIRIDMSEYMEKHSVSRMIGSPPGYIGHDDGGQLTEKVRKQPYSVVLFDEIEKAHPDVFNILLQILDEGRLTDSKGRTVDFKNTIIIMTSNVGATKIKHQRTLGFSTVINEEKDKDEYEQMKECIMLELKKQFRPEFLNRIDDIIVFHALNEGHISKIVILMTKQVIKRLKEMDIDLEMNEDAIKLIAKAGIDLEYGARPLKRAIQKELEDELSEAILKGDIKSGDFIIAKTKNNKVVFVTK; encoded by the coding sequence ATGTACTTCAATCGATTTACTCAACGGGCAAAAGCTGCAATAGATTTAGGTGTAGATTCAGCAAAGAGGTTAGGGCATAAAGTAGTAGGAAGTGAACATATACTTTTAGGCCTTCTTAAAGAACAGGAAGGTATTGCGGCAAAAGTACTTACAAAATTAGGTGTTACTGAAGAATATCTAGAATCAAAGATTATTGAATTAGAAGGTAAAAATGAAGTTATTACTGAAGATGTTACATTAAGTCCAAGAACTAAGCAAATATTAGAACTTTCTGGAATGTTTGCTAATAAATTAAAAACAAATTATATAGGAACAGAACATGTATTATTAGCAATAGCTCAAGAAGGAGAAGGGATTGGAATAAAAATATTAAATTATTCTGGTATAGTTCAAAGAGATATAGTTCAATTAATAATAGAGATGATGGGAATAGAATCATATTCAGTTCAAGTAAGTAAAGAAAGTAGTTACACGAGCAACGAAGAGGTACCTACATCTAAGCTTTTAGATAAATATGGAAAAAACTTAACTCTATATGCAAAACAAAATAAACTAGATCCTGTCATAGGAAGAGAAAAAGAGATACAAAGAATAATTCAAATTTTAAGTAGAAGAACTAAAAATAACCCTGTTCTTATAGGAGATCCTGGTGTAGGAAAAACTGCAGTTGTTGAAGGTTTAGCTATAGATATAGCTGATGGAAATATTCCTGATAGTTTAAGAAATAAATTACTATATACTTTAGATATGGGCAGCTTACTAGCTGGTGCAAAATATAGAGGTGAATTTGAAGAAAGAGTAAAACAAGTAGTTGATGAAGTAATTAAGCATGGAAATATAATACTGTTTATAGATGAAATGCATACTATGATAGGAGCTGGAGCCACAGGAGAAGGATCAATAGATGCCTCAAATATATTAAAGCCAACTTTATCAAGAGGGGATATACAGATAATCGGTGCAACTACTATCGATGAATATAGAAAGCATGTAGAAAAAGATGCAGCACTAGAAAGAAGATTCCAACCAATATTGATAAATGAGCCTAGCAAAGAAGACTCAATAGAAATTTTAAAAGGTCTAAGAGATAAGTATGAAGCGCATCATAAGGTTAAGATAAGTGATGAAGCTATAGAGTCGGCTGTAGACTTATCAATAAGATATATCACAGATAGATATCTACCAGATAAAGCCATAGATATAATTGACGAAGCAGCATCTAAAGTTAGGTTAAAAGAAAATACACCTCCAATTAGTATAAAGGAATTAGAAGAAAAAATTGAAAGTATAGACAAAGAAAAAGAGGAGGCTATAAGAGGCCAAGATTTTGAAAAAGCAGCTAAGATTCGTGATGAAGAAGAAAAGCTTAAGCGAAAATTAGATAGTGTAAAAAAAGAGTGGAAGACATCATCCGCTAAAAATTATGAATTAGTAGATGCAGAGGTAGTTGCAGAAGTAGTTGCTTTGTGGACTGGAATACCAGTAAATAAAATAGTAGAAGAAGAAGCTAAAAAATTATTAAAGTTAGAAGAAATACTTCATGAAAGAGTTGTAGGTCAAAATGAAGCTGTAAATTCTATTTCTAAGGCGATAAGAAGATCAAGAGCAGGTCTTAAAGACCCTAATAGACCAATTGGATCATTTTTATTCTTAGGACCAACTGGAGTAGGTAAAACAGAACTAAGTAAGGCATTAGCAGAAGCTCATTTTGGAGATGAAAATCAAATAATTAGAATAGATATGTCAGAATATATGGAAAAACACTCAGTATCAAGAATGATAGGTTCGCCTCCGGGATATATAGGACATGATGACGGAGGGCAATTAACTGAAAAGGTTAGAAAACAACCATATTCAGTAGTTCTATTTGATGAAATTGAAAAAGCACATCCAGATGTGTTCAATATACTACTACAAATATTAGACGAAGGTAGGTTAACTGACTCAAAGGGAAGAACTGTAGACTTTAAAAATACTATAATAATAATGACTTCAAATGTAGGTGCTACAAAAATAAAACATCAGAGAACTTTAGGTTTTAGTACAGTAATTAATGAAGAAAAAGATAAAGATGAGTATGAGCAAATGAAAGAATGTATAATGTTAGAATTGAAAAAGCAATTTAGACCAGAATTCTTGAATAGAATAGATGACATAATTGTATTTCATGCATTAAATGAAGGTCATATATCAAAAATTGTAATTCTAATGACAAAACAAGTAATCAAAAGATTAAAAGAAATGGATATAGATTTAGAAATGAATGAAGATGCAATAAAGTTAATAGCTAAAGCTGGAATAGACTTAGAATACGGAGCGAGACCGTTAAAGAGAGCTATACAAAAAGAATTAGAAGATGAATTATCAGAAGCTATATTAAAAGGAGATATAAAATCAGGAGATTTTATAATAGCAAAAACTAAGAACAATAAAGTAGTTTTTGTAACAAAATAA